From the Amblyraja radiata isolate CabotCenter1 chromosome 12, sAmbRad1.1.pri, whole genome shotgun sequence genome, one window contains:
- the dlg3 gene encoding disks large homolog 3 isoform X8, with protein MMNSSMSSGSGSLRTSEKRSLYVRALFDYDRTKDSCLPSQGLSFLYGDILHVINASDDEWWQARLVTPRGESEQIGVIPSKKRVEKKERARLKTVKFHSRPGVIEMKGSSRAKRKKSFLLSRKLAFYKSKENIVQEHTGDHDQCMTSNTSDSESSSKGQDDAVLSYEAVTRLEIHYARPIIILGPMKDRVNDDLISEFPNKFGSCVPHTTRSRRENEIDGQDYHFVTSREQMEKDIQDNKFIEAGQYNDNLYGTSIQSVRAVAERGKHCILDVSGNAIKRLQLALLYSIAIFIKPRSVQSLMEMNKRQTEEQAAKTFEKALKLEQEFGEFFTAIVHGDSLEEIYNKIKQVIEEQSGPYIWIPSSEKL; from the exons AGCTCTCTTTGACTATGATCGAACCAAGGATAGTTGTCTGCCGAGCCAAGGACTGAGCTTCTTGTATGGTGATATTTTACATGTCATTAACGCCTCTGATGATGAATGGTGGCAAGCCCGACTTGTTACACCTCGTGGTGAAAGCGAGCAGATCGGTGTCATACCCAGCAAGAAACG AGTTGAAAAAAAAGAGAGGGCAAGATTAAAAACGGTGAAATTCCATTCCCGTCCTGGAGTAATTGAAATGAAAGGG TCATCCAGAGCCAAGCGTAAAAAGAGCTTCCTCTTGTCTCGAAAGCttgccttctacaagagcaaagaGAATATTGTGCAGGAGCACACAGGTGACCATGACC AGTGTATGACGTCCAACACCAGTGACAGTGAAAGCAGCTCCA agggccaggaTGATGCAGTTCTGTCCTATGAGGCAGTGACACGCCTAGAGA TTCACTATGCTCGACCAATAATAATTCTGGGACCAATGAAGGACAGAGTCAATGACGATCTTATCTCCGAATTCCCAAATAAGTTTGGTTCTTGTGTACCTC ATACCACCAGATCAAGACGTGAAAATGAAATTGATGGGCAAGATTACCATTTTGTAACTTCTCGGGAACAGATGGAAAAAGACATTCAAGACAATAAGTTCATTGAAGCAGGGCAATATAATGACAATCTTTATGGGACTAGCATTCAGTCTGTTCGAGCTGTAGCAGAGAGG GGAAAACACTGCATCCTTGATGTGTCTGGGAATGCGATTAAGAGGTTACAGCTTGCACTACTTTATTCCATTGCCATTTTCATCAAACCCAGATCTGTGCAATCCCTCAT GGAAATGAATAAACGACAAACTGAAGAACAGGCAGCCAAAACTTTTGAGAAAGCATTGAAGCTGGAGCAGGAATTTGGAGAATTCTTCACAG CTATTGTACACGGAGATTCATTAGAGGAGATATATAACAAAATTAAGCAGGTCATTGAAGAACAGTCTGGTCCCTACATCTGGATTCCTTCATCTGAAAAACTCTAA